CCCAGATGTGGGCGTTGCGTTCCCGATCCATCCAGGAGCCGTGCACCTCGAACCCGAACTCCCGCCGCAGCGGAACAATCAACGTCCGCCACTGCTCAATCCACTCGTCCAGCCGGCCGGCCCGCACCACATAGGTACGAATCTGCACGCTACCCATAGCGTCGGCACTCCCTCCTGAGCGGGCGGGTCGCCATCCCACCCAGCGCCGATTCTCCACGACGTCCGCCTCTCACCGAGATGTGGCCGGGAAGTGCGCCAGAGCGGTCCAGTCCTCCAGCGCGGCGAGAAGGATCTTCTTGACCTGAGTCTTGGTCTCCTCAAGAGCAAGGTCGATGAAGCACTGACATCGTGTCAGGTCATCGCCGTTGACCAGGCACAACAGCACTCCGGTCACCTGTAGACCGCGCGCCGCAGCCACCATCTTGGCGTCCGGGGGCAGCGGAATGTTCGCGGCGAGTTGGCGAGCGAATGCCTGCACGACCCGGTCACCGCCGAGGAGCGACGCGAGCCAGGCTGCGATCGCTCCGACGAGATTGTGCAGCATCCTCTTGCCGGTCAGGATCGCCTCAGCCAACCGCGCCAGACCCTTGCATCGCCGTCGCCGTCGCCGTCGACGGCTGAACAGCTGCCGCCAGACCTCCTCGGTCACGTATTCGGTGGCGCGCTCAGACACGACGCTGCCCCACCCGTCGTTGAGGACATCTGCGCAGTACTCGGCGGCCTTCTCGACGCGCTCCTGACGGCGGCGTTCCCGGATCGCCGCATTCCGACCACCAGCGCCTCGCGGAGGACTTCCGTGAGTGCCCCGACGGCCTGAAGGCGTCGCGCGGCGACCGGGCCCTCTCTCCTTGACATGCCGTGGCCCCGCTTCCGGCATCCCGACATGGCGGTAGCACCGCAGCCCGAGCACTTTCACCGGCTTTTTGCAAAGCGTGTTCTCCTTGCACCGTGCACGACATCGGGGCATCGAGTAATCATCACGTCACGCAGAGGTGAAGGCTATCGCCATACTTACACTGACGATGCAAGGTCGCAGCAGGCGGTTCAGGCACCACCGTGGGTGGACCTCGGACAGCGAGCCGCATCAACCGACAGCGGCACCTGCGGCAACCGACTCACTCCACCAGATGCCGCAGCTGCTCGACCATCACCGCCGTGGGGCACCGGTAGCCCGCGCAAACCGATGACGGTTTCGCCCACACCTGCCGGTGATCGCAATCGGCGACGTCCTGTGATCGATGAAGCCGTCCGACGGCTAATTGGGAGACTTGCGGTCACGCTGGATGTTGCTACAAGGGAACCAACGAGAGTGTCCGCGGGCACAAGGGCACGAACTCGACCAGGCAATAGGTTGACCGGTGCGAGGGCGCCGCTAGGCGGTCGTCAGCGGCGGTCACCGTTCTGCTTGGTGGGCCTCGGCGGTGATCTTTCCGATCAGGTGGCGGGACTGGTCGTGGTCCAGGGCCACCGCGTCCAGCCCGTTCCAGATCTCCTCGTACGCGGCCACCTCCGGTTCCCGGTCGAGGTAGAGCGCGCCGGT
This DNA window, taken from Micromonospora sp. FIMYZ51, encodes the following:
- a CDS encoding NIPSNAP family protein, coding for MGSVQIRTYVVRAGRLDEWIEQWRTLIVPLRREFGFEVHGSWMDRERNAHIWVISYAGEGPFEEANAAYWASPKRKALGVDPTEFLVGEEVRAVETVL